A window of Natrinema versiforme contains these coding sequences:
- a CDS encoding alcohol dehydrogenase catalytic domain-containing protein, with amino-acid sequence MRAAAFTDLIGPEGVDVIDRDEPEPGPDEALVDVEACAINRHDLWILEGDSAMVDADDLPFVTGLDVAGVVSEVGADVRGLEPGNRVVLCPNETCGSCRFCREGPENTCERFSLYHGGLSETARVRADRLIPLPDDVDAATAAAIPTAYMTAFHMLRRAEVGPGDFVFVPGATGGVGVATIQLAAIFGAETIGTSSSAEKLERVRDLGLDHGIESTDIDEIRGEVEEIGAPDAVINHLGGEFTRLGQSVMRRGGTMAICGRTAGNESTVDVANLFLGHKRIVGSTMGTQDDLRRLVDLAADGELDPEIDETYALEDTDDAFAAMQDRESVGKIVVEP; translated from the coding sequence ATGCGAGCCGCAGCGTTTACCGATCTGATCGGTCCCGAGGGAGTGGACGTGATCGACCGCGACGAACCCGAACCCGGCCCCGACGAGGCGCTGGTCGACGTCGAGGCCTGCGCGATCAATCGCCACGATCTCTGGATTCTCGAGGGGGATTCGGCGATGGTCGACGCCGACGACCTGCCGTTCGTCACGGGACTCGACGTGGCCGGCGTCGTGAGCGAGGTCGGCGCGGACGTTCGGGGGCTCGAGCCCGGCAACAGGGTCGTTCTCTGCCCGAACGAGACGTGTGGCTCCTGTCGGTTCTGTCGCGAAGGCCCGGAGAACACCTGCGAACGGTTCTCGCTCTATCACGGCGGGCTGTCCGAAACCGCCCGCGTGCGGGCCGATCGGCTGATTCCGTTGCCCGACGACGTCGACGCGGCGACCGCCGCCGCGATTCCGACGGCGTACATGACCGCGTTCCACATGCTGCGGCGGGCCGAGGTCGGTCCCGGCGATTTCGTTTTCGTCCCCGGTGCGACCGGGGGCGTCGGCGTCGCGACGATCCAACTCGCAGCCATCTTCGGTGCAGAGACGATCGGCACGTCCTCGTCGGCCGAGAAACTCGAGCGGGTGCGCGACCTCGGGCTCGATCACGGGATCGAATCGACGGATATCGACGAGATTCGCGGCGAAGTCGAGGAGATCGGCGCGCCGGACGCGGTCATCAACCACCTCGGCGGCGAGTTCACCCGACTCGGACAGTCCGTCATGCGTCGCGGCGGGACGATGGCGATCTGCGGCCGCACGGCGGGCAACGAGTCGACCGTCGACGTGGCGAACCTCTTCCTCGGCCACAAACGCATCGTCGGCTCGACGATGGGAACGCAGGACGACCTGCGACGGCTCGTCGACCTCGCGGCCGACGGCGAACTCGACCCCGAAATCGACGAGACGTACGCGCTCGAGGACACCGACGACGCCTTCGCGGCGATGCAGGATCGTGAGAGCGTCGGCAAGATCGTCGTCGAGCCGTAG